A genome region from Alphaproteobacteria bacterium includes the following:
- a CDS encoding FAD-dependent monooxygenase — protein sequence MTRTIHIVGAGLVGPLMAIYLAKKGFLVELHERRGDMRKSAVDAGRSINLAITARGWRSLQEVGLKDKVSAISIPMRGRMVHDQQGNTNLQPYGQTDAEVIYAASRSLLNVMLLYAAETYKNLKINFGVRCTGYDPDKSLLQFDGRDVQAEVVIAADGAWSPVRKSLMSRIENFNYSQSFLEYGYKELEIPPAANGAFRIEKHALHIWPRKNYMMIALPNTEGSFTCTLFYPNQGKDSFAQLQTPQEVTEFFNRDFPDAVPHMPGMAGDFFGNPTGALVTVKCGPWNLGGKAVLIGDAAHAIVPFFAQGMNSGFEDCAVLNSLIDSTNPDWERVFTQFTQLRKPNADAIADMAVENFTEMRDSVTDPVFLLKKKVGFELEKRWPGKFIPRYSMVIFHPDIPYAEAQRRGAIQDKILEKLCAGISAPEQVNWDEAEKLVKQIA from the coding sequence ATGACGCGCACCATTCATATCGTCGGTGCAGGGCTGGTCGGGCCTTTGATGGCGATTTACCTCGCTAAAAAAGGCTTTTTAGTCGAATTGCATGAACGGCGCGGGGATATGCGCAAGAGCGCGGTCGATGCAGGGCGTTCGATCAACCTTGCGATTACGGCGCGCGGCTGGCGGTCGCTTCAGGAAGTGGGGCTGAAAGATAAAGTATCTGCCATTTCCATCCCCATGCGCGGGCGGATGGTGCATGACCAGCAGGGAAACACCAACCTGCAACCCTATGGCCAGACGGATGCGGAAGTGATTTACGCGGCTTCGCGCAGCCTGCTGAACGTGATGCTGCTGTACGCGGCGGAAACGTATAAAAACCTGAAAATAAATTTCGGCGTGCGCTGCACGGGATATGACCCGGATAAATCGCTGTTGCAGTTTGACGGCAGGGATGTCCAAGCCGAAGTGGTGATCGCGGCCGACGGCGCGTGGTCGCCGGTGCGCAAGTCGCTCATGAGCCGCATCGAAAATTTCAATTATTCGCAAAGCTTCCTTGAATACGGTTACAAGGAATTGGAAATTCCGCCCGCTGCCAACGGCGCGTTCCGTATCGAAAAACACGCGTTGCATATCTGGCCGCGCAAAAATTACATGATGATTGCGCTGCCGAACACCGAAGGCAGCTTCACCTGCACGCTGTTCTATCCCAATCAGGGCAAGGACAGTTTCGCGCAACTGCAAACACCGCAGGAAGTGACGGAGTTTTTCAACCGCGACTTCCCCGATGCAGTGCCGCATATGCCGGGCATGGCGGGCGATTTCTTCGGCAACCCGACCGGCGCGCTTGTCACCGTCAAATGCGGCCCGTGGAATCTGGGCGGCAAGGCGGTGCTGATCGGCGATGCCGCCCATGCGATCGTGCCATTTTTCGCGCAGGGTATGAACAGCGGGTTCGAGGATTGCGCGGTGCTGAACAGCCTGATCGATTCAACAAACCCCGACTGGGAAAGGGTGTTCACGCAATTCACGCAACTGCGCAAGCCGAACGCCGATGCTATTGCCGATATGGCTGTCGAAAATTTCACGGAAATGCGCGACAGCGTGACCGATCCGGTTTTCCTGCTGAAAAAGAAAGTCGGGTTCGAACTGGAAAAGCGCTGGCCGGGAAAATTCATCCCGCGCTATTCGATGGTGATTTTCCACCCCGACATCCCCTATGCCGAGGCGCAGCGGCGCGGCGCGATCCAGGATAAAATCCTTGAAAAGCTGTGCGCGGGCATTTCGGCGCCGGAACAGGTGAATTGGGACGAGGCGGAAAAGCTGGTGAAACAGATCGCCTGA
- a CDS encoding dienelactone hydrolase family protein, whose translation MILRFILLAMLVFAVQPAQADDSVALDWGDQRRPFIVHLPQGGAKENLPVVLVLHGGGGNAENMRAMTGMNDVADGQGFIAVYPEGYGSPVMDRIRTWNAGDCCGPAAKKNSDDVGYIGAVIDALIAQYKIDASRIYATGHSNGAMMSYRLACEMSDRIAAIAPNAGQRPMVDCKFKRPVPVLHMHGTQDPCALYDGGEKCGGCFSKFLHFNVEKDRSCLPVRTVVQDVAKLNGCEMTTEVTLQKGALTCEQYKCGVQAAVSLCTFAGMGHRWAGATDKGPTVCAKDPDKKICSSYKEIVGPGSADADAGELAWAFLSRFSLPK comes from the coding sequence ATGATTTTGCGTTTTATCCTTTTGGCTATGCTGGTTTTTGCCGTGCAACCCGCGCAGGCGGATGACAGCGTCGCGCTCGACTGGGGCGACCAGCGCAGGCCGTTTATCGTGCATCTGCCGCAAGGCGGGGCGAAAGAAAACCTGCCGGTTGTGCTGGTGCTGCATGGCGGCGGGGGGAATGCCGAAAACATGCGCGCCATGACCGGCATGAACGATGTGGCTGACGGGCAAGGGTTTATCGCCGTGTATCCGGAGGGGTATGGCTCTCCCGTTATGGACCGTATCCGCACATGGAATGCCGGTGATTGCTGTGGTCCGGCTGCCAAAAAGAATTCGGATGATGTGGGCTATATCGGCGCTGTGATCGATGCGCTGATCGCACAATATAAAATAGATGCATCGCGCATCTATGCGACGGGGCATTCCAACGGTGCTATGATGAGCTATCGCCTTGCCTGCGAAATGTCCGACCGCATCGCCGCGATCGCGCCGAATGCCGGGCAGCGGCCGATGGTGGATTGCAAATTCAAAAGGCCTGTGCCCGTGCTGCATATGCACGGTACGCAAGATCCCTGTGCGCTATATGACGGCGGCGAAAAATGCGGCGGCTGTTTTTCGAAATTCCTGCATTTTAATGTTGAAAAAGACCGATCCTGCCTGCCTGTGCGCACAGTTGTGCAGGATGTCGCCAAGCTGAACGGATGCGAAATGACAACTGAAGTGACGCTGCAAAAAGGCGCGCTGACCTGCGAGCAGTATAAATGCGGCGTTCAGGCTGCGGTTTCGTTGTGCACTTTCGCCGGAATGGGGCATCGCTGGGCCGGGGCGACCGACAAGGGCCCGACTGTCTGTGCAAAAGACCCTGACAAGAAAATCTGCAGCAGTTACAAAGAAATCGTCGGGCCCGGCAGCGCGGATGCCGATGCCGGCGAGTTGGCCTGGGCGTTCCTGAGCCGTTTCAGCCTGCCGAAATAG
- a CDS encoding nitronate monooxygenase — translation MTTPKTTADKLKDQLALPLITAPMFLISNPTLALAACKEGIVGSFPALNQKTAEGLDKWLTEMDDGIAELKKNNPGAKIAPYAVNLIVHKSNPRLEEDLALIVKHKVPIVITSLGAVSDLVDAVHSYGGIVLHDVTNIDHAKKAIAAGVDGLIAVSAGAGGHAGTMNPLTLVNELRGIYDGMIVLAGGLTTGRDVFTAEAMGADFAYMGTRFICTTESSADPAYKQMVLDAKPSDIIYTSAVSGVPANFLKDSLTKAGFDVEQLKKEGGASGKLKPIANEAAAWKTIWSAGQGAVNIDDVPSVKELADRLKQEYADAEQKLAAKHAVKAPTPVAPKRPPAPKM, via the coding sequence ATGACCACGCCGAAAACGACTGCTGACAAGCTCAAAGACCAACTGGCCCTGCCGCTGATCACAGCGCCGATGTTCCTGATTTCTAACCCCACGCTGGCGTTGGCCGCCTGCAAGGAAGGCATCGTCGGCTCGTTCCCCGCGCTCAACCAGAAAACGGCGGAAGGCCTCGACAAATGGCTGACCGAAATGGATGACGGTATTGCGGAGCTGAAGAAAAACAATCCCGGCGCCAAAATCGCACCCTATGCGGTCAACCTGATCGTCCATAAATCTAACCCGCGGCTGGAGGAAGATCTCGCCCTGATCGTGAAGCACAAAGTGCCGATCGTCATTACCTCGCTGGGCGCGGTATCCGACCTTGTCGATGCAGTGCATTCATATGGCGGCATCGTGCTGCATGACGTGACCAATATCGACCATGCGAAAAAAGCGATTGCGGCTGGTGTTGACGGATTGATCGCCGTGTCGGCGGGCGCGGGCGGCCATGCGGGCACAATGAACCCGCTGACGCTGGTGAATGAATTGCGCGGCATTTACGACGGCATGATCGTGCTGGCGGGCGGTTTGACGACTGGTCGCGATGTGTTCACCGCCGAAGCCATGGGCGCGGATTTCGCCTATATGGGCACGCGCTTTATCTGCACCACGGAATCAAGCGCAGATCCCGCCTATAAACAAATGGTGCTGGATGCGAAACCGTCCGACATTATTTATACCTCCGCCGTCAGCGGCGTTCCCGCCAACTTCCTGAAGGACAGCCTGACCAAGGCCGGCTTTGACGTTGAACAGTTGAAGAAAGAAGGCGGCGCATCGGGCAAGCTGAAACCCATCGCCAACGAAGCCGCCGCATGGAAAACCATCTGGTCGGCAGGGCAGGGCGCGGTGAATATCGACGACGTGCCGTCGGTCAAGGAACTGGCCGACCGCCTGAAACAGGAATATGCGGACGCAGAACAGAAACTGGCCGCAAAACACGCGGTCAAGGCGCCCACGCCAGTTGCGCCCAAGCGTCCGCCCGCGCCGAAGATGTAA
- the recQ gene encoding DNA helicase RecQ, translating into MTLPQQRPPASLSPLDILRKTYGYDSFRGPQAEIIDHVISGKNAFVLMPTGGGKSLCYQIPSLIRDGVGIIISPLIALMQDQVEALKQLGIRASALNSAMPPDQQRQTERMLVDGEIDMVYVAPERLLMDDFQRLIDNAKIALFAIDEAHCMSQWGHDFRPHYAQLSQLAERFPHIPRIALTATADAPTRRDIVNFLQLQNGGSFVSGFDRPNIHYTIAVKDSAKQQILAFIKNNHAKDSGIVYCLSRQSVEDTAAWLCEEGFKALPYHAGLSAEVRAKNQQKFLREERIIMVATIAFGMGIDKPDVRFVAHMNIPKNIEAYYQETGRAGRDGLPSNAFMVYGLNDSAMQRNFIEQSNASDQQKRIEHQKLNALLGLCEAAHCRRQVILEYFGDKAKPCGNCDTCQNPPETFDGTIAAQKALSCVYRTGQRFGVSYVIDVLLGKADERMKKFGHDQITTFNIGGEYSKTEWQGIFRQLVALNLLAVDTAEHGGLFITTAGQAFLKEKTPVKLRKQESRKEARKALMKKEAEDFYGQEMNQPLFDALREARMELAKQQNVPPYVIFHDKTLREMAVFKPASRSALMEISGMGERKMERYGQIFLDVIRKHG; encoded by the coding sequence ATGACACTCCCGCAACAGCGACCTCCGGCTTCGTTAAGCCCGCTCGATATCCTGCGCAAAACCTATGGATATGACAGTTTCCGCGGACCGCAGGCGGAAATCATCGATCATGTGATTTCGGGCAAAAACGCCTTCGTCCTGATGCCGACGGGGGGCGGCAAGTCGCTGTGCTACCAGATCCCGTCGCTGATCCGTGACGGCGTTGGCATCATTATTTCACCGCTGATCGCGCTGATGCAGGACCAGGTAGAGGCGCTGAAGCAGCTGGGTATCCGGGCATCCGCGCTCAATTCCGCCATGCCGCCCGACCAGCAGCGCCAGACGGAACGGATGCTGGTGGATGGCGAGATCGACATGGTCTATGTCGCGCCGGAACGCCTGCTGATGGACGATTTCCAGCGGCTGATCGACAACGCCAAAATCGCCTTGTTTGCGATCGATGAGGCGCATTGCATGTCGCAATGGGGCCATGATTTCCGCCCGCATTACGCGCAGCTGAGCCAGCTGGCGGAGCGTTTCCCGCATATCCCCCGCATCGCCCTGACCGCAACCGCCGATGCGCCGACGCGCCGCGACATCGTGAATTTCCTGCAATTGCAGAACGGCGGCAGTTTCGTCTCCGGCTTCGACCGCCCGAACATCCATTACACGATTGCGGTCAAGGACAGCGCCAAGCAGCAGATATTGGCATTTATCAAGAACAACCACGCCAAGGACAGCGGCATCGTCTATTGCTTGTCGCGCCAGTCGGTCGAGGATACGGCGGCATGGCTGTGCGAGGAAGGCTTCAAGGCGCTGCCCTACCACGCCGGGTTGTCGGCGGAGGTACGGGCGAAAAACCAGCAGAAATTCCTGCGCGAAGAACGCATCATCATGGTCGCCACCATCGCCTTCGGCATGGGCATCGACAAGCCCGATGTGCGGTTCGTGGCGCATATGAACATCCCGAAGAATATCGAGGCCTATTATCAGGAAACGGGTCGCGCAGGGCGCGACGGCCTGCCGTCGAACGCCTTCATGGTCTATGGCCTGAATGATTCCGCCATGCAGCGCAATTTTATCGAGCAATCGAACGCCTCCGACCAGCAAAAGCGCATCGAACACCAGAAGCTGAACGCGCTGCTGGGGCTGTGCGAGGCGGCGCATTGCCGCCGTCAGGTGATACTGGAATATTTCGGCGACAAGGCGAAACCCTGCGGCAATTGCGACACCTGCCAAAACCCGCCCGAAACTTTCGACGGCACGATCGCGGCGCAAAAGGCTTTGTCTTGTGTCTATCGCACCGGCCAGCGTTTTGGCGTGTCATATGTCATCGATGTGCTGCTGGGCAAGGCGGACGAGCGCATGAAAAAATTCGGCCATGACCAGATCACGACATTCAATATCGGCGGCGAATACAGCAAGACGGAATGGCAGGGCATTTTCCGCCAGCTGGTCGCGCTGAACCTGCTCGCCGTCGATACTGCTGAACATGGCGGGCTGTTTATCACGACGGCGGGGCAGGCCTTCCTGAAAGAAAAAACGCCCGTCAAACTGCGCAAGCAGGAAAGCCGGAAAGAGGCGCGCAAGGCGCTGATGAAAAAAGAGGCCGAGGATTTCTACGGTCAGGAAATGAACCAGCCGCTGTTCGACGCGCTGCGGGAGGCGCGTATGGAACTGGCGAAGCAGCAGAACGTGCCGCCCTATGTCATTTTCCACGACAAGACGCTACGCGAAATGGCGGTGTTCAAGCCCGCTTCGCGTTCCGCCCTGATGGAGATCAGCGGCATGGGCG